The following coding sequences lie in one Rutidosis leptorrhynchoides isolate AG116_Rl617_1_P2 chromosome 6, CSIRO_AGI_Rlap_v1, whole genome shotgun sequence genomic window:
- the LOC139855612 gene encoding sodium/calcium exchanger NCL2-like isoform X1: MRIYEKNWSFIIILMVMLMVFCGKIEGATTEICEPQYGFLPCTSGLWGTLFLIVVYQYLMSIGQSYISNGSNKFFALIGPGIFGASLFHVLANLPMLFLILENGLSSDDTGASFSAAMGMNVLAGTAVMSLTLIWPSVIVFGSYDLADDDDSGLPQLFGEEPSFLQKLTAYGLTTDNETSYTARIMLVSMIPFLILQLPKIFDSTSVTRVIVLVTLIITLSFFISYMVYQIFQPWIQNRRFDYITQKFVKNKLLKLLSTNGKPNVTLIKDLYVKIDKNHDGKVTSAELKTLVLGMQVQADGEISEDLVERIMDQLDVSGDEYIQEDEFVRITTKWLKDARKSLSINDHNPLSLFTKSQEGKDDEEQQDALIPKKPTINAQSSIWDYLEALGLVVLGTAITALIALPLIMNVSSFASAANVPSFLIPYVVIPCAINIPRLLSNITSASQKTQRAASLTLSQIYSGVFMSSMSSLTTFLLTVYIRDLAWDVSAEVLVVLIICGVMGIFTSTRTSYPLWTGYVGYLLYSLSLLMLYLLTAVWGWT, encoded by the exons atgagaaTATATGAAAAAAATTGGagctttattattattttaatggtAATGTTGATGGTGTTTTGTGGGAAAATAGAAGGTGCAACAACAGAAATATGTGAACCACAATATGGATTCTTGCCATGCACAAGTGGTCTTTGGGGAACACTTTTCTTGATTGTGGTTTATCAATATCTGATGTCTATTGGTCAGAGTTATATTTCAAACGGGTCGAATAAATTTTTCGCGCTTATTGGACCGGGTATCTTTGGTGCAAGTTTGTTCCATGTTCTAGCAAACTTGCCTATGCTTTTTCTCATCCTTG AAAATGGATTATCAAGCGATGACACAGGTGCATCGTTTAGTGCTGCAATGGGAATGAATGTGCTAGCAGGAACAGCAGTAATGAGCCTAACACTCATTTGGCCATCTGTCATTGTTTTTGGTAGCTACGATCTTGCAGACGATGATGACTCAGGTTTACCACAACTATTTGGAGAAGAACCATCCTTTTTACAGAAATTAACCG CATATGGTCTCACAACTGATAACGAAACAAGCTACACTGCGAGAATCATGCTTGTTTCAATGATCCCATTTCTCATTCTTCAACTCCCAAAAATCTTCGATTCTACTTCAGTAACTCGAGTGATAGTTTTAGTCACCCTCATCATCACCTTGTCTTTCTTCATTTCTTACATGGTGTATCAG ATCTTCCAACCATGGATCCAAAATAGAAGATTTGACTATATCACACAAAAATTTGTCAAGAACAAATTACTTAAATTGTTGTCCACAAACGGAAAGCCAAATGTGACGCTAATTAAAGA TCTTTATGTGAAAATTGACAAAAATCATGATGGTAAAGTGACCAGTGCTGAATTGAAAACGTTAGTCTTAGGAATGCAAGTACAAGCAGACGGTGAAATTAGTGAAGATCTTGTTGAAAGAATCATGGATCAACTTGATGTATCAGGCGACGAATATATCCAAGAAGATGAGTTTGTTAGAATCACCACAAAATGGCTAAAGGATGCAAGGAAATCACTCTCCATTAACGATCATAATCCCCTTAGTTTATTCACTAAATCACAAGAG GGTAAAGATGATGAAGAGCAACAAGATGCTTTGATACCTAAAAAGCCAACCATTAATGCTCAAAGTTCAATTTGGGATTACTTAGAGGCTTTGGGTTTGGTCGTACTTGGAACTGCCATAACCGCTCTCATTGCACTTCCACTTATAATGAACGTTTCAAGTTTTGCTTCGGCTGCAAATGTACCTTCGTTCTTAATCCCATACGTTGTAATACCATGTGCCATAAACATACCACGTCTCTTATCAAACATCACTTCAGCAAGCCAAAAGACTCAGCGTGCTGCATCTTTAACTCTGTCCCAG ataTATTCAGGAGTGTTCATGAGTAGTATGAGTAGTTTGACGACATTTTTGTTAACGGTGTATATAAGAGATTTGGCTTGGGATGTATCAGCGGAAGTTTTAGTTGTGTTGATTATTTGTGGAGTGATGGGAATTTTCACGAGTACGAGGACTAGTTACCCACTGTGGACCGGGTATGTGGGTTACTTGTTATACTCTCTATCGCTACTCATGTTATATCTCCTCACGGCAGTTTGGGGTTGGACATAA
- the LOC139855612 gene encoding sodium/calcium exchanger NCL2-like isoform X2, which produces MRIYEKNWSFIIILMVMLMVFCGKIEGATTEICEPQYGFLPCTSGLWGTLFLIVVYQYLMSIGQSYISNGSNKFFALIGPGIFGASLFHVLANLPMLFLILENGLSSDDTGASFSAAMGMNVLAGTAVMSLTLIWPSVIVFGSYDLADDDDSGLPQLFGEEPSFLQKLTAYGLTTDNETSYTARIMLVSMIPFLILQLPKIFDSTSVTRVIVLVTLIITLSFFISYMVYQIFQPWIQNRRFDYITQKFVKNKLLKLLSTNGKPNVTLIKDLYVKIDKNHDGKVTSAELKTLVLGMQVQADGEISEDLVERIMDQLDVSGDEYIQEDEFVRITTKWLKDARKSLSINDHNPLSLFTKSQEGKDDEEQQDALIPKKPTINAQSSIWDYLEALGLVVLGTAITALIALPLIMNVSSFASAANVPSFLIPYVVIPCAINIPRLLSNITSASQKTQRAASLTLSQECS; this is translated from the exons atgagaaTATATGAAAAAAATTGGagctttattattattttaatggtAATGTTGATGGTGTTTTGTGGGAAAATAGAAGGTGCAACAACAGAAATATGTGAACCACAATATGGATTCTTGCCATGCACAAGTGGTCTTTGGGGAACACTTTTCTTGATTGTGGTTTATCAATATCTGATGTCTATTGGTCAGAGTTATATTTCAAACGGGTCGAATAAATTTTTCGCGCTTATTGGACCGGGTATCTTTGGTGCAAGTTTGTTCCATGTTCTAGCAAACTTGCCTATGCTTTTTCTCATCCTTG AAAATGGATTATCAAGCGATGACACAGGTGCATCGTTTAGTGCTGCAATGGGAATGAATGTGCTAGCAGGAACAGCAGTAATGAGCCTAACACTCATTTGGCCATCTGTCATTGTTTTTGGTAGCTACGATCTTGCAGACGATGATGACTCAGGTTTACCACAACTATTTGGAGAAGAACCATCCTTTTTACAGAAATTAACCG CATATGGTCTCACAACTGATAACGAAACAAGCTACACTGCGAGAATCATGCTTGTTTCAATGATCCCATTTCTCATTCTTCAACTCCCAAAAATCTTCGATTCTACTTCAGTAACTCGAGTGATAGTTTTAGTCACCCTCATCATCACCTTGTCTTTCTTCATTTCTTACATGGTGTATCAG ATCTTCCAACCATGGATCCAAAATAGAAGATTTGACTATATCACACAAAAATTTGTCAAGAACAAATTACTTAAATTGTTGTCCACAAACGGAAAGCCAAATGTGACGCTAATTAAAGA TCTTTATGTGAAAATTGACAAAAATCATGATGGTAAAGTGACCAGTGCTGAATTGAAAACGTTAGTCTTAGGAATGCAAGTACAAGCAGACGGTGAAATTAGTGAAGATCTTGTTGAAAGAATCATGGATCAACTTGATGTATCAGGCGACGAATATATCCAAGAAGATGAGTTTGTTAGAATCACCACAAAATGGCTAAAGGATGCAAGGAAATCACTCTCCATTAACGATCATAATCCCCTTAGTTTATTCACTAAATCACAAGAG GGTAAAGATGATGAAGAGCAACAAGATGCTTTGATACCTAAAAAGCCAACCATTAATGCTCAAAGTTCAATTTGGGATTACTTAGAGGCTTTGGGTTTGGTCGTACTTGGAACTGCCATAACCGCTCTCATTGCACTTCCACTTATAATGAACGTTTCAAGTTTTGCTTCGGCTGCAAATGTACCTTCGTTCTTAATCCCATACGTTGTAATACCATGTGCCATAAACATACCACGTCTCTTATCAAACATCACTTCAGCAAGCCAAAAGACTCAGCGTGCTGCATCTTTAACTCTGTCCCAG GAGTGTTCATGA